AAAGCAAATGCCGATTAATCGCTTAGCTTTGGTTACCCGCAATAATCCTCAGATTACTGCATTCGATTCCCTTTCTTCACTTTCAGTAGGTAACGGAGAATTTGCATACACTGTTGATGCAACGGGTTTACAAACATTCCCGGAAATGTATTCAAAAGGGGTACCACTTGGAACTCAGTCGCAATGGGGCTGGCACAGTTACGCCAATCCAAATAATTACAAGCACGAAGAGACGCTAAAAATATATGATTTTGGTCATGGCAGACAGGAACCTTATTCTACTGAATTCAAGGAAGATGGTCGCCAAAAAGGGGCATCCAGTTGGTTTCGTGTAAATCCTCACCGTTTGCACTTAGGTATTGTTGGCTTTGAATTAGGAAGAAATGTAAAAGCAACTGATATTACCAATATCAAACAGACACTTAATTTGTGGAAAGGCAATATCATCAGCAGCTTCACTTTGAATGGAAAGGCTGTTCAGGTAGAAACAGTTTGTCATCCTCAGAAAGATATGATTGCAGCAAAGATTAATTCGGCCCTGCATCCTGTGGTTAACTTCCGTTTCCCTTATCCTTCGGGAGGCCATTGTGATGATGGATGTGACTGGACAAAGAACAATCTTCATAACACTACTATTGTAAGCCAGACTGACCACTCTGCAATCCTGAAAAGAACAATTGATGCAACAGTTTATTATGTTCAGATACAGTGGGAAGGCAAAGCTAAACTGTCTGAAAAGCAAAAAAACTATTTTGTGCTGACTCCTGAGTCGGACAATTTTGCATTCACCTGCTGGTTTACTTCAGAAAAGCAAATAGCTAAACAACCAGGTGTTGCCGAGACAATCCTTGCTGCAGGTAATTACTGGACTTCTTTCTGGAAAAGAGGGGGAGCGGTTGACTTCTCAGCTTGTAAAGATGCACGTGCCAAAGAACTTGAACGTCGCGTGGTGCTTTCACAATATCTTCTTGCTATTCAATGCGCCGGTTCTACTCCTCCACAGGAAACAGGATTAACTTACAATTCATGGTTTGGCAAGTTCCACCTTGAAATGATTTGGTGGCATCAGGCACAATTCGCTTTGTGGAACCGTCCGGAACTTTTAGATCGCACGCTTGGCTGGTATGAAAAAGCTTATCCAATAGCTAAGGAAATTGCAAAACGGCAAGGTTTTGACGGAGTGCGTTGGATGAAGATGACAGATCCTTCGGGAATTGAAGCTCCTTCAAAGGTGGGTTCGTTCCTTATCTGGCAACAGCCTCACTTAATTTATCTGGCAGAACTTCTCTATCGTAATCACCCAAATGCTCAGATAATTAAGAAATACAATAAAATGGTTCAGGAGACTGCTGCCTTTATGTATTCATTCGCTACTTATGAGAAAGATAAAGATCGTTTTGTACTGAAAGGAGCTATTCCTGCACAGGAAACTCTTCGCGCTGCGGAAACTGTAAATCCTCCTTTTGAACTTTCATACTGGCACTATGCTATGAATGTGGCTCAGAAATGGCGTGAACGTGCTGGCGAAAAACGTAACCAGAAATGGGATGAGATGATTAATAAACTCTCTCCGCTTGCAGCAAAAGATACTTTATATCTGGCTGCTGAAACTGCTTTGGATACATATACAGATATTCGTTTCACTTCCGATCACATGGCTGTTCTTGGCGCTGAAGGTATTCTTCCTAAGTGCAAACTTGTGCGCAATGACTATATGAAGAATACGCTAAACTGGATTTGGGATAACTGGAACTGGGATCAGACCTGGGGATGGGATTATCCAATGACAGCTATGAATGCTGCCCGCCTTGGCGAACCCGAGAAAGCTGTTGGCGCATTGTTAATGAATAAACGTACTAATACATATTTGGTGAACGGACATAATTATCAGGACGATCGTTTGCGTATTTACCTACCTGGTAACGGTGGTTTGCTGACTGCCATCTCTATGATGTGCGCCGGCTGGGATGGTTGCAAAGTGAAGAATCCAGGTTTCCCTAAAGATGGAAACTGGAACGTGAAGTGGGAAAGTCTCACTCCAATGCCTTAACACAATCATTTGATGAATAATTCCCGGACTTTGAAATATAAAGAATAAAGATATGTTCAATATGAAATTTGTGAGAATGCTACCACTCTTCCTTTGGGGAGTGGCAGTTTCTGCACAGCCATTAGCCTCACTGAATGATTCCCAAAGGGGAGTGCAGCGTACATTACGCTATACTCCCGATGGTGAAGACTTTGTGATTGTTAATGGTGATAAGAAGTTTAACCGTGCGCTTTACGGGTCTCACACAGGGTTTCGGGTAGAAACCGGCGATGTGCCTGAATTTGCTCTTTATCTTCCGCGAATGGGGGGTAATCTTAGCTTTGGGATTGTCAGCGGTTCTAAGGTCTTATCCTTAAATAAAGCGGCCTATATTGAAAGTCGCTACCGTGCGGGTTCCCGCATCTATACAATAAAAGATCCTCTTTTAGGAAAGGGATGTATTCGCATCACAGCTCTTTCAATGTATAATGCCGATGGAGCAATCTTTAAAATTGAAACAGAAAACATTCCCGGAAATGTATCCTTAACCTGGCGCTTTGGCGGTGCTGCCGATAAACGGTTCAGCCGTGAAGGCGACTTGGGTGTTGATCCGTATGATAGCTTTGACTTAAAACCGGAATACTGTGCGGGTAATGTTTATTCTATAAATAACAATGCCTTTACCCTGAAGTTTGGAAAGAAAGAACCTCGCCAGTTGGCAGGTGTTTTTCCAACAGACTCAAAGCTGAGCATTGCAAATGAACTTCCTGTACTAGATGGGAAGCTGTCTCTTGCCGGAAAGAAGGTTTACTTTATGGCATTGCAGAGTTCTCACCTGGATAAAACATTAGATTATCCGGCGCTGACTGATTGTTTTGCGAAATCAGAAGCGGCTCGTGTAAAGCTTGCTTCACAAATAAAAATAGATACTCCCGATCCTTACTTTAATACACTTGGTGGTACATTGGCTGTAGCGGCTGATGCTATATGGAGTGGTGAGGTGTGGCTTCACGGAGCTATTGGCTGGCGAATGCCTCTTAACGGTTGGCGTGCAGCGTATACCGGAGATGCATTGGGATGGCATGATCGTGCCCGTACTCATTTTAATGCTTACGCAGCAAGTCAGGTGAAAGATGTACCTGCTATATATCCTCATCCAACACAGGACAGTGCTATGAATCTTGCCCGCTCGGAAAAGAAGTGGGGTACGCAGATGTACAGCAATGGCTATATTTGCCGTAATCCTCGCGAGAATAACAAGATGCATCACTATGATATGAACTTGTGTTATATTGATGAACTTTTGTGGCATTTTAACTGGACGGGAGATTTAGCCTATGCAAAGCAGATGTGGCCCGTACTTACCCGCCACCTTGCATGGGAAAAACGAAACTTCGATCCGGATAATGACGGACTTTATGATGCCTATTGTTGTATCTGGGCCAGCGATGCTCTTTATTACAATAGTGGGGCTGTAACGCATTCTTCAGCATATAACTACCGTGCCAACCGCATGGCTGCAGAGATTGCTGCCAGAATAGGAGAAGATCCTAAGCCTTATGCTGATGAGGCTGATAAGATTCTGAAAGCACTGAATACTCGTCTTTGGATTCCTGCCAAAGGACATTGGGCGGAGTATCAGGATTTCATGGGGAAGAAAAAGCTTCATGAGAGTGCGGCTGTGTGGACCATCTATCATGCTATAGATTCAGATGTGCAGAATCCTTTCCAAGGTTATCAGGCTACCCGTTATGTAGATACGGAAATTCCTCATATTCCTGTTGTTGCGAAAGGATTAAAGGACGAAGGTTACGCGGTGGTTTCCACTACCAATTGGATGCCTTATTCATGGTCAATTAATAATGTGGCTGCTGCCGAGGTGATGCATACTTCACTTGCTTACTGGCAAGCTGGAAGGAATGAAGAAGCATTTAAATTGCTAAAGAGTTCGGTGCTCGACGGAATGTATCTGGGTAGTAGTCCCGGAAACATTGGACAGATAAGCTTTTACGATGCAGCTCGTGGTGAATGCTACAGAGATTTTGGTGATCCTATTGGTGTTGCTTCCCGTGCGCTTGTTCAAGGACTTTTTGGTGTGATTCCAGATGCTATGAATGGTCGTGTGCTGGTTCGTCCGGGCTTTCTTTCAGCCTGGGATCATGCATCAATCTCTACACCGGACATCAACTTTGCTTTTAAGCGTATCGGTAAAAAAGAAATATACAATGTAGAATTGAAATTTGAAAAGCAACTGGTGCTTGATTTACAGGTCCGTGCTCTTTCAGACAAAATCAATTCTATAAAAGTAAATGGCAAAGAGGTGAAATGGACTCTTGCAGAATCTGCCTCCGGTTATCCTGTGATTAAGATTTCTTCTCTTCCGGCAAAGAATAATAAGGTCGAGATTGTTTGGACTGGAAAAGAATTATTGAAAGTTCCTGGTGTGGCTTCGGCGTCAAATGGCCTTTCATGGTCTTTGAATCTGGGTAATCCTATTAAAAAGATTTATGATCCTCAAGGAATTATTGAAGATGCAAAAACTTCCGGCAGTATTATTTCGGGAAAGATAAAAGCTGAGGCTGGTAGTCATACGCTTTTTGCATTGATTTCACAAGGCGAAATGGAGTGGTGGATGCCGGTAAATATCGAAGTTAAAGAAGGATCTCCGGTTGCTGCAAAGGCATTTGCCAATGTAAACAGCTCTACTTGTGAGCCGGTTAATATGGATAAAGCGTTGAATGATTCGGTTAGCCGGATATTTAAGAATGAATATCTTGCTCCACGTTCTCCTTATACCACATTGCAATTACCCAAACAGGGGATAGGTGAGTGGTGTCATCCTCAGGAAACAGCGGAGATTAACGACTCCGGCGTTCGCTCTAAAGTGCGTGACGGAATATTGTCCACCTCTCTGGGAGTGCCTTTCAGAACTCCTGCCAAGGGTAATAATATTGCTTTTACATCTCTTTGGAACAATTATCCTGATAAGCTTTCTGTTGAATTAAATGGGAAAGCATCAAATATTTATTTGCTTATGGCGGGTACAACAAACCATATGCAGAGTCATATAGTAAATGGAGTTGTTAAAGTGACTTATAAAGATGGCTCGGCAGAGGTGTTGAACTTGATTAATCCGGATAACTGGTGCCCTGTTGAACAGGATTACTTTGTTGACGGACTGGCTTTTAAACTTAATAAACCGCGTCCGTACAGATTACACTTCTTATCTGGTGCAGTGAGTAATAACCTTGAGAAGGAACTTCATATAGAAGGTGTTTACGGACGAAGCATCAAAGGAGGCGCAGGCATTTTGTTGGACTTACCTTTGAATAAGGCAAAAGAATTAAAAAATCTGCAGTTAGTGACTGAAGCCAATGATGTGATTATTGGTTTAATGGCTGTTACTTTGCAGAGATAAAGTAAGTATAAGATTAGAAAAATATATGTTTGTTTAGATTAGATTTGTTAGTGTTACAAGAGGCGGAATTTTAGTCCTGTGAAGGAGCGAAATTCTGCCCTTGTTGTTTTATGATGGTTTATAACTGTCTGCTTATATATTTTTTAATCTTCGGTGGGGCGGTTAATTTTATTGGAGAGTGCTTTGTCGATGCTTGTACAAAAGAATGCAATCTTTTGTACAAAACAATTAATTCTTCTGTACAAAAGAAAACATTGTTTTGTACAAGATATTTTTAATGTTCCGCCGCCTGTTCTAATAATGTAAGGTATCATTGAATAAATTAAATCTAAAATATTATATTTGTCATCATTAAGATAGATAAACGAGGCGGCGATACGTATTTTTTCATTATGAAGAAACAGATGTTTTATAAAAGAGTTCTGATTTGGTTGCTGAGATTCAGGCATCGTAAGGGTTATGGTGTACATTCTCCCTTTGCTTTTAACCTGATAACCGGAGTGTTTTACGAAAAGACTCCTTATTATGATTATGAATATTTAAAAGGGTTGGTCAGTAGAGCAAGCGACAAGTCACCAGCTTTATGGAAGCGCAATCTGGAGAGTACCCGGGTTTATGAACTCCTTTTTAGACTGGTCAACGATGCTCAGCCTCATTCAATTCTCGAGATTGGAACTTCTGTCGGAGTCAGCAGTATCTATCTGTCCTGTTCCAGGAAAAAGGCTCGTTTTATCACTTTAGACGAGAAATCAGAGGTGAATAATTTAGCTGTTGCTCTATTTAGACGCTATTGCGGTAAGATTGATTATCGGACAGGAGATGTTTCTTCTTTGGTTCCTGAGGCGTTATCTGAATTAGGAACTCTCGATTTTTTGCTTTTGCATCCCGGACATTATCCTTTAATCGCCCTTCAAACGTTGTTTGAACAGTGTCTCAGTGCCAGCAATCCTTGTTCCGTTTTTGTGATACAAGGTATTCACTCTTCATCAACCATGAAGAAATGGTGGAAAGAACTTGTGGCCGATGAACGCTTAGGGATAACCTTTGATCTTTACGATATGGGTATCATTTATTTTGATAAGAAAAAGATAAAACAACACTATATCGTGAACTTTTAAGTCTGTATGTCGGCTAACATTATCTTACTATTAATAAAGACACAATGAAAAAAAGTGCAGTATATACTAAAACAGGAGACAAAGGAACTACCTCACTGGTAGGAGGGACAAGGATATCTAAAACAGATGTCCGTCTGGAATCGTATGGTACGGTAGATGAACTGAATGCAAATTTAGGTTTGCTGATAACATATCTTGAGGATGAATCGGACAAAGAGTTCGTTTTAAAGATTCAACATAAGCTTTTCTCCGTAGGTTCTTATCTGGCTACTGACCAAAATAAAACGGCTCTGAACAATTCCAGCATTTTACTGTTGTCGGATATAGAAGCAATAGAAAAAGAAATAGACATGATAGATGAACAATTGCCACCAATAAACCGCTTTGTGTTACCTGGAGGAAGTCGTGAAGCTGCAATTTGTCATGTTTGCCGAACGGTTTGTCGCAGAGCAGAAAGACGTATATTGTCACTTGCAATGACTTGTGACATAGATGAAAATGTAATAGCATTTATCAACCGTTTATCCGATTATTTGTTCCTTTTATCGCGAAAACAGAATATAAGTAAGAATAGTAGTGAAATATTTTGGGATAAAACTTGCAAATGAGATTATTTATTATACTTTTGCGGGAAAATTAAAACACGAGTTTAGTAATCATTTTTAATACTGACAACTATGTATTGGACATTAGAATTAGCATCTAAACTGGAAGATGCACCTTGGCCAGCTTCCAAGGATGAACTTATTGATTACGCGATGCGTTCAGGCGCACCATTAGAAGTGATTGAAAATCTTCAGGAAATGGAAGATGAAGGTGAGATATATGAAAGTATAGAAGATATTTGGCCGGATTATCCCAGCAAAGAAGACTTTTTCTTCAACGAAGAAGAGTATTAACAAACTTATTAAAGGAAGGTAATTTTAATACCTTCCTTTTTTTGTTGGTGTATAGCTCCTTTTTTTACTGCTCTTTTTGAGCTTTGTACTTCATTATATGGGAAGTAACACAATTTATTGACTCTTTTGCAGTTAATAAACATAGTTATATACTTTGTTCGGATGCATAAATGACATTTAAAAGATTTCTTTTCTTTTATTCTGCTTTGCTTTGCTGCCTTGCTGCAAATGCACAGTTTGATGCGCAATTCAGTCAGTATTGGGCGGTGACGGGATATTATAATCCTGCTTATGCCGGACAAACGGATAAATTAACGGTATCGGGTGCCTACAGTCAGCAACTGATGGGGTTTACCAATGCTCCTAAATCAATGTATTTCGGTGCTGATATGCCATTTAAATTCCTTGGAGGTAAACATGGTGTAGGTGTCACTCTTTTTAATGAAGGAATAGGTCTTTTCAGAAACCAGATGTTTGGTGTGCAGTATTCGTATAAAAAACAGATAGGGAAAGGACAATTAGGTCTTGGAATGCAGGTGGGTGCTTTAAATATCTCTTTCGATCCAACTAATATTAATTTAGGTGACGAGACTAATGATAATGCTTTTCCAACTACCAACATCTCTGGAATGAGTATGGATGCTTCATTGGGTGCATACTATACACATCCCAAGTATTATGCCGGAGTTTCGGTCACTCATCTCACTGCTCCAACAGTGTTGCTGGGAGAAAATAATGAATTTAAGGTAGATCCTACCATTTATTTAACAGGTGGATGCAATATAAATACGAATAATCCGTTAATTTGGTTACAGCCATCTTTCTTACTGAAGAGTGATTTGGTTTCTACAAAAGTAGATTTAACGGGACGAATGTTCTATAACTATAATGATAAAACTTTATATGGTGGTTTATCATATAGTCCTGGTACATCAGTAACGTTTTTAGTGGGGGCAAAAATAAAGAATATTACTGTGGGTTATGCTTACGATATGTTTACGTCGCAAATAGGAGCCGGAAGCGGAAGTCATGATCTGTTTATTAATTATACAACAGATATAAACTTCTCGGGACACAGTAAAAACAAACATAAAAGTATACGTATTTTATAATAAATATGAAAAAGCTCTTATTCATTGCAAGTATAGTTATTGCTAGCGCACTTAGTTCATGTGGCGGTCCAATCGGTGAGTCTTCAACGGGTGGCGAGTTAACGGGCGTTGGTGCAGTGGCGTGGGATGAACCATCGCCTTACGGAATGGTGCTGATTAAACGGGGATCTATTAAAATGGGACCTGATGAAACCGACAGTCTTTGGGGAAAGTCAACTCCTTCAAAAGATGTATCAGTAGATGCTTTCTGGATGGATGAAACAGAAGTCAGCAATTCCAAATACAAACAATTTGTGTACTGGGTGCGTGATTCCATTATCCGTGAACGCTTAGCCGATCCTGCCTACGGAGGCAATGAAGCTTATAAGATTACGGAAGACAGAAATGGAGATCCGGTTAAACCTCATCTAAACTGGGCAAAACCAATTCCATGGAAGCGTGCAACGGAAGAGGAGCAGGCTGCTATTAAAAGTGTATACACAGTTCATCCAATTGAGGGCACTACTATGCTTGATGCTAAACAAATGAATTATCGTTATGATTTCTTTGACCAGGCTCAGGCTGCTCTTCGTAAGAATAGGTTAAACCCTGCCGATAGGAACAGAAACACGGATATTCCGGTGAATAATGATGAGGTGATTATGATTTCAAAGGATACGGCATATATTAATGACGAGGGCAGGATTGTGAATCAGACAATTACTCGCAGACTTTCTTCTTTATATGATTTTCAGAACAGTTATATAGTGAATATTTACCCGGATACTACTTGCTGGGTGAACGATTTTCAGAATTCATATAATGAACCTTATATGAAACTTTATTTCAGCCATCCCAGCTATAACGATTATCCAGTAGTTGGTGTCTCATGGGAGCAGGCAAATGCCTTTTGTGCATGGCGAACAAACTACTTGCTTGCTGGTTTGCATGGCGCTGCCCGCAATATACAACGTTACAGGCTACCAACAGAAGCGGAATGGGAGTTTGCAGCAAGAGGTCAGGAAGATAACGCTTATCCCTGGAAATCTAAAGATACAAAATCGGATAAAGGTTGTTACTATGCAAACTATAAACCAGGCAGGGGTAACTATACAAAAGATGGAAATCTGATTACCACGAAAGTGGGCTCTTATTCTCCTAATTCCAATGGCTTATATGATATGGCAGGTAATGTCTCCGAATGGACTTCTACAGTTTATACGGAAGCCGGTGTACTTTCCATGAACGATATGAATCCTGAGCTGAAGTACAATGCAGCAAAGGAGGACCCTTATGTGATGAAGAAGAAAACTGTTCGCGGCGGCTCCTGGAAAGATGTTGCAGCTTATGTTCGCTCTGATGCCCGTTCTTACGAATATCAGAACGAAAGCAGATCTTACATTGGTTTCCGTTGTGTCAGAACGCAGATTGGGTATAACAAAAAAGGCAGATAATTATGAATGACAATATTAATAAGAAGAGAAGGCTATTCACTCGATTTCAGGATTTTATGGCCAGCTATAAAGGGAAAGTCTTGCTTAACTATATTTACAGTTGGGGAGCTTCTATTGTAATTGCGGGCGTATTGTTTAAATTAACTCATTTACCGGGGGCTAATTTAATGTTGTGGGTTGGTATGGGTACCGAAGTAATTGTGTTTTTTATTTCAGCTTTTGATCGTCCCGCTAAATCTTATAAATGGGAAAGTGTATTCCCTAATATAAAAATCTCTGGTTCTGGCTATAACAAGGTAAATGAGTGGCCGGATTCAGATCAGGATATTCAGGATGACAAAATACCGGAAACTGTAGAACAGGCAATAAATCAGTCTTCTGCAAATCAGAAGACTGTGAATAGAGTTGCATCACAACCAGACTATTCGCAAGGAGTCTCATCTGTTTTACCCGGTAATGCGCAATCTGTACCGGCTGGATTGCAGCCACCTTCTTTTAGTGGTGGTGGAAATGTTGTATTTGTAGGTGGTATACCAGCTTCAAGCGATGAGAACTGGGCAGCTGGAATTAGTGGTGAGGTTGCTTCAAACTCACCGGAGGTGGCAGATGCTACAGCCGTTTACCTAGGTAAACTGCAATCTATGGCAGAGACTTTGGAACGTTTTAATTCTGCCACAAACTCGTTGACAGACGTGTCTGATACTTTGTTGAGATCATATAAAAGTATAAGTGATAATTCTGAATCAATTACTTCAAATTCACAGGGATATGTGGAACAAATGCAATCTTTGAACCGCAATTTGATGGGATTAAATACGATTTATGAAATACAACTAAAGAGTATTAGTTCGCAGATTGATACTATAGATAAAGTAAATGCAGGCCTGATTCGTATTAAAGATATGTACGAAGGTTCAACGGGAAACAGTGAAAAATTCAATGAGGAAGCCGAAAAGATGGCACAGCAAATGGAGGAACTAAACAAAGTTTATGCTCGTATGCTGAAGGCTATGACGGTGAACATGAATAATCAACAACAATAATAAACTAGTAGATAGATATGGCATCAATTGGACGGGAGTCTCCACGGCAGAAGATGATAAACTTAATGTATCTCGTCTTGATGGCTTTGTTGGCTTTGAATGTTTCTTCAGATGTGCTCAATGGCTTTTCACTGGTAGATGAAAGTTTGAACAGATCAACAGCTAATTCAACAAAACAGAATAAGGCATTATACAAAGATATGGCCGATTTCTTGAATAAGAATCCTGAGAAGGTGCAGGAATGGTTTAATAAAGCTCAACATGTAAGAAAGATGTCCGACTCTCTTTATGAATATGTAGATGTGTTGAAATTCAAGATTGTAAAGGCTGCTGATGGTGATGAGGCCAATGTAATGGATATAAAAAATAAAGAAGACCTGGAAGCGGCAAACTTTGTAATGCTTGCTCCAGGTACTGGTCAAGGAAAGAAACTGTTTAATTCTATAAATTACTACAGAAAAACAATTCTGACTATGGTTACTGATAGTGCGCAAAGGAATATTATTGGCAGCAATCTAAGCACTGCAGTTCCTCGGAGAGCAACAACTATTGGAAAGAAATGGCAGGAATATATTTTTGAGAATACTCCTACAGCTGCAGCTGTTACTTTGCTGACTAAGTTACAGAATGATATTCGTTATGCGGAAGGAGAAGTTTTACATACATTGGTGAAGAATATTGATGTAAGAGATATCCGTGTAAATCAGGTAAATGCTTATGTGATTCCTAATGCTCAGACTATTGTTCGTGGAGGAAAATTCAGTGCTCAGATTATTCTGGCAGCAGTGGACTCTACACAAAAGCCATCAGTATATATTGGAAACAGATTATTACCTGCTCAGCGGAATGGACTTTTTGAAACAATTTGTAATAACACTGGCGAATTTACTTTAGGTGGTTATCTGGAGCTAAACAGAGGCAATGGAGATGTTCTGAGACGCAATTTTTCTCAAAAATATACTGTTATAGATCCTTCTGCAACAGTATCAGCAACGATGATGAATGTACTTTATGCCGGATATGATAATCCAATGAGTGTATCCGTTCCGGGAGTTCCAAGTCAGAATGTGCAAATGAGGGTGACTAATGGTAATGGAGTTCTGAGGTCAGCACGTGGAGGATATATATTACGTCCATCAAGAACCGGACAAACGGAATTAGCTGTAACGGCTAACATAGGAGGGAGAACTCAGCTTATGGGTAATTTTATATATCGGGTGCGGCAATTACCCGACCCTATGCCATTTATAGAGTATGATCGAGCTGCCGGAAACCCTAAGAGGTACCGTGGAGGAACAGGCTTCTCAAAGGCTCTTCTGATGAGTACTGATGGTATTGTTGCAGCAATAGACGATGGATTATTGAACATTGATTTCC
This genomic interval from uncultured Bacteroides sp. contains the following:
- a CDS encoding DUF2795 domain-containing protein — translated: MYWTLELASKLEDAPWPASKDELIDYAMRSGAPLEVIENLQEMEDEGEIYESIEDIWPDYPSKEDFFFNEEEY
- a CDS encoding PorP/SprF family type IX secretion system membrane protein; translated protein: MTFKRFLFFYSALLCCLAANAQFDAQFSQYWAVTGYYNPAYAGQTDKLTVSGAYSQQLMGFTNAPKSMYFGADMPFKFLGGKHGVGVTLFNEGIGLFRNQMFGVQYSYKKQIGKGQLGLGMQVGALNISFDPTNINLGDETNDNAFPTTNISGMSMDASLGAYYTHPKYYAGVSVTHLTAPTVLLGENNEFKVDPTIYLTGGCNINTNNPLIWLQPSFLLKSDLVSTKVDLTGRMFYNYNDKTLYGGLSYSPGTSVTFLVGAKIKNITVGYAYDMFTSQIGAGSGSHDLFINYTTDINFSGHSKNKHKSIRIL
- a CDS encoding SUMF1/EgtB/PvdO family nonheme iron enzyme, giving the protein MKKLLFIASIVIASALSSCGGPIGESSTGGELTGVGAVAWDEPSPYGMVLIKRGSIKMGPDETDSLWGKSTPSKDVSVDAFWMDETEVSNSKYKQFVYWVRDSIIRERLADPAYGGNEAYKITEDRNGDPVKPHLNWAKPIPWKRATEEEQAAIKSVYTVHPIEGTTMLDAKQMNYRYDFFDQAQAALRKNRLNPADRNRNTDIPVNNDEVIMISKDTAYINDEGRIVNQTITRRLSSLYDFQNSYIVNIYPDTTCWVNDFQNSYNEPYMKLYFSHPSYNDYPVVGVSWEQANAFCAWRTNYLLAGLHGAARNIQRYRLPTEAEWEFAARGQEDNAYPWKSKDTKSDKGCYYANYKPGRGNYTKDGNLITTKVGSYSPNSNGLYDMAGNVSEWTSTVYTEAGVLSMNDMNPELKYNAAKEDPYVMKKKTVRGGSWKDVAAYVRSDARSYEYQNESRSYIGFRCVRTQIGYNKKGR
- a CDS encoding DUF4450 domain-containing protein, whose product is MKFVRMLPLFLWGVAVSAQPLASLNDSQRGVQRTLRYTPDGEDFVIVNGDKKFNRALYGSHTGFRVETGDVPEFALYLPRMGGNLSFGIVSGSKVLSLNKAAYIESRYRAGSRIYTIKDPLLGKGCIRITALSMYNADGAIFKIETENIPGNVSLTWRFGGAADKRFSREGDLGVDPYDSFDLKPEYCAGNVYSINNNAFTLKFGKKEPRQLAGVFPTDSKLSIANELPVLDGKLSLAGKKVYFMALQSSHLDKTLDYPALTDCFAKSEAARVKLASQIKIDTPDPYFNTLGGTLAVAADAIWSGEVWLHGAIGWRMPLNGWRAAYTGDALGWHDRARTHFNAYAASQVKDVPAIYPHPTQDSAMNLARSEKKWGTQMYSNGYICRNPRENNKMHHYDMNLCYIDELLWHFNWTGDLAYAKQMWPVLTRHLAWEKRNFDPDNDGLYDAYCCIWASDALYYNSGAVTHSSAYNYRANRMAAEIAARIGEDPKPYADEADKILKALNTRLWIPAKGHWAEYQDFMGKKKLHESAAVWTIYHAIDSDVQNPFQGYQATRYVDTEIPHIPVVAKGLKDEGYAVVSTTNWMPYSWSINNVAAAEVMHTSLAYWQAGRNEEAFKLLKSSVLDGMYLGSSPGNIGQISFYDAARGECYRDFGDPIGVASRALVQGLFGVIPDAMNGRVLVRPGFLSAWDHASISTPDINFAFKRIGKKEIYNVELKFEKQLVLDLQVRALSDKINSIKVNGKEVKWTLAESASGYPVIKISSLPAKNNKVEIVWTGKELLKVPGVASASNGLSWSLNLGNPIKKIYDPQGIIEDAKTSGSIISGKIKAEAGSHTLFALISQGEMEWWMPVNIEVKEGSPVAAKAFANVNSSTCEPVNMDKALNDSVSRIFKNEYLAPRSPYTTLQLPKQGIGEWCHPQETAEINDSGVRSKVRDGILSTSLGVPFRTPAKGNNIAFTSLWNNYPDKLSVELNGKASNIYLLMAGTTNHMQSHIVNGVVKVTYKDGSAEVLNLINPDNWCPVEQDYFVDGLAFKLNKPRPYRLHFLSGAVSNNLEKELHIEGVYGRSIKGGAGILLDLPLNKAKELKNLQLVTEANDVIIGLMAVTLQR
- a CDS encoding cob(I)yrinic acid a,c-diamide adenosyltransferase; this encodes MKKSAVYTKTGDKGTTSLVGGTRISKTDVRLESYGTVDELNANLGLLITYLEDESDKEFVLKIQHKLFSVGSYLATDQNKTALNNSSILLLSDIEAIEKEIDMIDEQLPPINRFVLPGGSREAAICHVCRTVCRRAERRILSLAMTCDIDENVIAFINRLSDYLFLLSRKQNISKNSSEIFWDKTCK
- the gldL gene encoding gliding motility protein GldL; amino-acid sequence: MNDNINKKRRLFTRFQDFMASYKGKVLLNYIYSWGASIVIAGVLFKLTHLPGANLMLWVGMGTEVIVFFISAFDRPAKSYKWESVFPNIKISGSGYNKVNEWPDSDQDIQDDKIPETVEQAINQSSANQKTVNRVASQPDYSQGVSSVLPGNAQSVPAGLQPPSFSGGGNVVFVGGIPASSDENWAAGISGEVASNSPEVADATAVYLGKLQSMAETLERFNSATNSLTDVSDTLLRSYKSISDNSESITSNSQGYVEQMQSLNRNLMGLNTIYEIQLKSISSQIDTIDKVNAGLIRIKDMYEGSTGNSEKFNEEAEKMAQQMEELNKVYARMLKAMTVNMNNQQQ
- the gldM gene encoding gliding motility protein GldM, giving the protein MASIGRESPRQKMINLMYLVLMALLALNVSSDVLNGFSLVDESLNRSTANSTKQNKALYKDMADFLNKNPEKVQEWFNKAQHVRKMSDSLYEYVDVLKFKIVKAADGDEANVMDIKNKEDLEAANFVMLAPGTGQGKKLFNSINYYRKTILTMVTDSAQRNIIGSNLSTAVPRRATTIGKKWQEYIFENTPTAAAVTLLTKLQNDIRYAEGEVLHTLVKNIDVRDIRVNQVNAYVIPNAQTIVRGGKFSAQIILAAVDSTQKPSVYIGNRLLPAQRNGLFETICNNTGEFTLGGYLELNRGNGDVLRRNFSQKYTVIDPSATVSATMMNVLYAGYDNPMSVSVPGVPSQNVQMRVTNGNGVLRSARGGYILRPSRTGQTELAVTANIGGRTQLMGNFIYRVRQLPDPMPFIEYDRAAGNPKRYRGGTGFSKALLMSTDGIVAAIDDGLLNIDFRVLSFETVFFDNMGNAVPEVSAGSKFSSRQRDVFRRLSRGKRFYISRVRAVGPDGIERLLPTTLEVIVN